From the Primulina tabacum isolate GXHZ01 chromosome 15, ASM2559414v2, whole genome shotgun sequence genome, one window contains:
- the LOC142526837 gene encoding dirigent protein 22-like, whose protein sequence is MEKMDSILFLCSILLCTVAVVHGHKGPAGVVKGPEEMKMWYKKLPHLKQKVTELRFYLHDIVSGPNPTNIPIVLANYTIHSPTYFGMIATIDDLLTSGSSPDSEIVGRAQGLFVSAALEKLGFHMTYNFVFTNGKYKGSTLSLIGHNPFKDQYRELPIVGGSGVFRLARGSAMLNTIKYNNTSGDAIVEYDVVVLHYA, encoded by the coding sequence ATGGAGAAGATGGactctattttatttctttgctcGATTTTACTATGTACCGTAGCGGTGGTTCATGGGCATAAAGGGCCTGCAGGCGTTGTTAAGGGTCCCGAAGAAATGAAAATGTGGTACAAAAAACTGCCTCACTTGAAGCAAAAGGTGACCGAGCTTCGTTTCTACCTTCATGACATTGTTAGCGGCCCAAATCCGACCAATATTCCGATTGTATTAGCCAACTATACAATTCATTCGCCTACATATTTTGGCATGATCGCCACCATAGATGATCTATTAACTTCAGGGTCGAGCCCAGATTCAGAGATAGTAGGCCGAGCTCAGGGCCTTTTCGTGTCGGCCGCCTTGGAGAAGCTTGGCTTCCATATGACATACAATTTTGTGTTTACAAATGGGAAATACAAAGGCAGCACACTGAGTCTGATCGGCCACAATCCGTTCAAGGATCAGTATCGTGAGCTGCCGATTGTTGGTGGCTCCGGTGTTTTCCGACTAGCACGTGGCTCCGCCATGCTGAATACGATCAAGTATAACAACACTTCGGGTGATGCTATTGTGGAGTACGATGTTGTTGTTTTGCATTATGCATAA